A stretch of Equus przewalskii isolate Varuska chromosome 11, EquPr2, whole genome shotgun sequence DNA encodes these proteins:
- the LOC103560507 gene encoding olfactory receptor 1S1-like, with the protein MCSFLQISRNMHQGNQTTISEFLLLGLSNQPEQQQLLFVLFLGMYLVTVAGNGLIILAIGLDSYLHTPMYLFLANLSFADISSISTSVPKMLMNIHTNSQSISYESCITQMYFSIVFVNIDNFLLGVMAYDRFVAICHPLNYLTIMQLRFCIFLTVVPWVLSNIVALTHTLLLLHLIFCDSSTLPHFFCDLALLLKMSCSDTMINELVLFFVGLLVITFPISLIFFSYICIIRAVLRISSTEGKWKAFSTCGSHLTVVLLFYGTIVGVYFFPSSMLPDDRDKIGAVLFTVVTPMVNPFIYSLRNKDMKGALRKLINRKSFLLLMPWASTFLSSQ; encoded by the coding sequence ATGTGTTCTTTTCTTCAGATCAGCAGAAACATGCATCAAGGAAACCAAACCACCATCTCTGAATTCCTCCTCCTGGGACTCTCCAACCAAcctgagcagcagcagctcctctttGTGCTTTTTCTAGGTATGTACCTGGTAACTGTGGCTGGGAATGGGCTCATCATTCTGGCCATTGGCTTGGATTCTTACCTTCACACCCCCATGTATCTTTTCCTTGCCAATCTATCCTTTGCTGATATTTCATCCATTTCTACTTCAGTCCCCAAAATGCTGATGAATATTCATACCAACAGTCAGTCCATCTCCTATGAGAGCTGCATCACACAGATGTACTTTTCTATTGTGTTTGTCAACATTGACAATTTCCTCTTGGGAGTCATGGCATATGACCGTTTTGTGGCCATCTGCCACCCTCTGAACTATTTGACCATCATGCAACTCAGGTTCTGCATTTTTCTCACAGTCGTTCCATGGGTCCTCAGTAATATTGTTGCCCTGACACACACCCTTCTGCTCCTTCACCTGATCTTCTGTGACAGCAGTACTCTCCCACACTTCTTCTGTGACTTGGCCCTTCTTCTCAAAATGTCCTGCTCAGACACAATGATAAATGAGCTTGTATTGTTCTTCGTGGGCCTATTAGTCATCACcttccccatttccctcatctTTTTCTCCTACATCTGCATTATCAGAGCTGTCCTGAGAATTTCATCCACAGAGGGAAAGTGGAAAGCGTTCTCCACCTGTGGCTCTCACTTGACAGTTGTATTGCTCTTCTATGGGACTATTGTAGGGGTTTACTTTTTCCCTTCATCCATGCTCCCTGATGACAGAGATAAGATTGGCGCAGTACTATTCACTGTGGTAACACCCATGGTAAACCCtttcatctacagcctgagaaaCAAGGACATGAAAGGTGCCCTGAGAAAGCTCATCAATAGGAAGAGCTTTCTCCTTCTTATGCCCTGGGCATCTACATTTCTTTCATCCCAATAA